A genomic segment from Mus caroli chromosome 17, CAROLI_EIJ_v1.1, whole genome shotgun sequence encodes:
- the Atat1 gene encoding alpha-tubulin N-acetyltransferase 1 isoform X5, whose translation MTIVDELGKASAKAQHLPAPITSALRMQSNRHVIYILKDTSTRPAGKGAIIGFLKVGYKKLFVLDDREAHNEVEPLCILDFYIHESVQRHGHGRELFQHMLQKERVEPHQLAIDRPSPKLLKFLNKHYNLETTVPQVNNFVIFEGFFAHQHRPPTSSLRATRHSRAAVADPIPAAPARKLPPKRAEGDIKPYSSSDREFLKVAVEPPWPLNRAPRRATPPAHPPPRSSSLGNSPDRGPLRPFVPEQELLRSLRLCPPHPTARLLLATDPGGSPAQRRRTRGTPWGLVAQSCHYSRHGGFNTSFLGTGNQERKKGEQEAEDRSASEDRVLLLDGSGEEPTQTGAPRAQAPPAQSWTVGGDIMNARVIRNLQERRSTRPW comes from the exons ATGACAATTGTAGATGAGCTGGGCAAGGCTTCTGCCAAG GCTCAGCACCTCCCTGCACCCATCACCAGCGCTTTGAGGATGCAAAGCAACCGGCATGTTATTTACATACTGAAGGACACCTCAACCCGCCC GGCAGGGAAAGGAGCCATTATTGGTTTCCTCAAAGTTGGATACAAGAAGCTCTTTGTACTG GATGACCGGGAGGCTCACAATGAGGTAGAACCGCTTTGCATTCTGGACTTTTACATCCACGAGTCGGTGCAACGGCATGGCCACGGGCGAGAACTTTTTCAGCATATGTTACAG AAAGAGCGAGTGGAGCCCCACCAACTGGCCATTGACCGACCATCGCCGAAGCTGCTCAAGTTCCTGAATAAGCACTACAACCTGGAGACCACAGTCCCACAG GTGAACAACTTTGTCATCTTTGAAGGCTTCTTTGCCCATCAGCACC ggccccccacttcctctctgaGGGCAACTCGACACTCTCGTGCTGCTGTGGCCGATCCCATACCTGCTG ctccAGCACGGAAGCTGCCACCAAAAAGAGCAGAGGGAGACATTAAGCCATACTCTTCCAGTGACAGAGAAT tCCTGAAGGTAGCTGTGGAGCCTCCTTGGCCCCTGAACAGGGCCCCTCGGCGTGCCACACCTCCAGCCCACCCACCTCCACGTTCTAGCAGCCTGGGCAACTCGCCGGATCGTGGTCCCCTTCGGCCCTTTGTTCCAGAGCAGGAGCTGCTTCGCTCCCTGCGTCTCTGCCCCCCACACCCTACTGCACGTCTTCTGCTGGCCACTGACCCTGGAGGTAGCCCAGCCCAACGAAGACGCACCAG GGGGACTCCCTGGGGGCTGGTAGCCCAAAGCTGCCACTACAGCCGCCATGGGGGATTCAATACCTCATTCCTGGGTACAG GCAACCAAGAACGGAAGAAGGGGGAACAGGAAGCGGAGGATAG GTCGGCCAGTGAAGATCGGGTCTTGTTACTGGATGGGTCTGGGGAGGAGCCTACACAGACAGGTGCTCCAAGGGCCCAGGCGCCACCCGCCCAGTCCTGGACGGTGGGTGGGGACATAATGAACGCCAGGGTCATTCGAAACCTGCAGGAACGCCGCAGCACCAGGCCTTGGTAA
- the Atat1 gene encoding alpha-tubulin N-acetyltransferase 1 isoform X2: protein MEFPFDVDALFPERITVLDQHLRPPARRPGTTTPARVDLQQQIMTIVDELGKASAKAQHLPAPITSALRMQSNRHVIYILKDTSTRPAGKGAIIGFLKVGYKKLFVLDDREAHNEVEPLCILDFYIHESVQRHGHGRELFQHMLQKERVEPHQLAIDRPSPKLLKFLNKHYNLETTVPQVNNFVIFEGFFAHQHPPARKLPPKRAEGDIKPYSSSDREFLKVAVEPPWPLNRAPRRATPPAHPPPRSSSLGNSPDRGPLRPFVPEQELLRSLRLCPPHPTARLLLATDPGGSPAQRRRTRGTPWGLVAQSCHYSRHGGFNTSFLGTGNQERKKGEQEAEDRSASEDRVLLLDGSGEEPTQTGAPRAQAPPAQSWTVGGDIMNARVIRNLQERRSTRPW, encoded by the exons ATGGAGTTCCCGTTCGATGTGGATGCGCTGTTCCCGGAGCGGATCACCGTGCTGGACCAGCACCTGCGGCCTCCGGCCCGCCGACCCGGAACCACAACGCCGGCCCG TGTGGATCTGCAGCAGCAAATCATGACAATTGTAGATGAGCTGGGCAAGGCTTCTGCCAAG GCTCAGCACCTCCCTGCACCCATCACCAGCGCTTTGAGGATGCAAAGCAACCGGCATGTTATTTACATACTGAAGGACACCTCAACCCGCCC GGCAGGGAAAGGAGCCATTATTGGTTTCCTCAAAGTTGGATACAAGAAGCTCTTTGTACTG GATGACCGGGAGGCTCACAATGAGGTAGAACCGCTTTGCATTCTGGACTTTTACATCCACGAGTCGGTGCAACGGCATGGCCACGGGCGAGAACTTTTTCAGCATATGTTACAG AAAGAGCGAGTGGAGCCCCACCAACTGGCCATTGACCGACCATCGCCGAAGCTGCTCAAGTTCCTGAATAAGCACTACAACCTGGAGACCACAGTCCCACAG GTGAACAACTTTGTCATCTTTGAAGGCTTCTTTGCCCATCAGCACC ctccAGCACGGAAGCTGCCACCAAAAAGAGCAGAGGGAGACATTAAGCCATACTCTTCCAGTGACAGAGAAT tCCTGAAGGTAGCTGTGGAGCCTCCTTGGCCCCTGAACAGGGCCCCTCGGCGTGCCACACCTCCAGCCCACCCACCTCCACGTTCTAGCAGCCTGGGCAACTCGCCGGATCGTGGTCCCCTTCGGCCCTTTGTTCCAGAGCAGGAGCTGCTTCGCTCCCTGCGTCTCTGCCCCCCACACCCTACTGCACGTCTTCTGCTGGCCACTGACCCTGGAGGTAGCCCAGCCCAACGAAGACGCACCAG GGGGACTCCCTGGGGGCTGGTAGCCCAAAGCTGCCACTACAGCCGCCATGGGGGATTCAATACCTCATTCCTGGGTACAG GCAACCAAGAACGGAAGAAGGGGGAACAGGAAGCGGAGGATAG GTCGGCCAGTGAAGATCGGGTCTTGTTACTGGATGGGTCTGGGGAGGAGCCTACACAGACAGGTGCTCCAAGGGCCCAGGCGCCACCCGCCCAGTCCTGGACGGTGGGTGGGGACATAATGAACGCCAGGGTCATTCGAAACCTGCAGGAACGCCGCAGCACCAGGCCTTGGTAA
- the Atat1 gene encoding alpha-tubulin N-acetyltransferase 1 isoform X1 codes for MEFPFDVDALFPERITVLDQHLRPPARRPGTTTPARVDLQQQIMTIVDELGKASAKAQHLPAPITSALRMQSNRHVIYILKDTSTRPAGKGAIIGFLKVGYKKLFVLDDREAHNEVEPLCILDFYIHESVQRHGHGRELFQHMLQKERVEPHQLAIDRPSPKLLKFLNKHYNLETTVPQVNNFVIFEGFFAHQHRPPTSSLRATRHSRAAVADPIPAAPARKLPPKRAEGDIKPYSSSDREFLKVAVEPPWPLNRAPRRATPPAHPPPRSSSLGNSPDRGPLRPFVPEQELLRSLRLCPPHPTARLLLATDPGGSPAQRRRTRGTPWGLVAQSCHYSRHGGFNTSFLGTGNQERKKGEQEAEDRSASEDRVLLLDGSGEEPTQTGAPRAQAPPAQSWTVGGDIMNARVIRNLQERRSTRPW; via the exons ATGGAGTTCCCGTTCGATGTGGATGCGCTGTTCCCGGAGCGGATCACCGTGCTGGACCAGCACCTGCGGCCTCCGGCCCGCCGACCCGGAACCACAACGCCGGCCCG TGTGGATCTGCAGCAGCAAATCATGACAATTGTAGATGAGCTGGGCAAGGCTTCTGCCAAG GCTCAGCACCTCCCTGCACCCATCACCAGCGCTTTGAGGATGCAAAGCAACCGGCATGTTATTTACATACTGAAGGACACCTCAACCCGCCC GGCAGGGAAAGGAGCCATTATTGGTTTCCTCAAAGTTGGATACAAGAAGCTCTTTGTACTG GATGACCGGGAGGCTCACAATGAGGTAGAACCGCTTTGCATTCTGGACTTTTACATCCACGAGTCGGTGCAACGGCATGGCCACGGGCGAGAACTTTTTCAGCATATGTTACAG AAAGAGCGAGTGGAGCCCCACCAACTGGCCATTGACCGACCATCGCCGAAGCTGCTCAAGTTCCTGAATAAGCACTACAACCTGGAGACCACAGTCCCACAG GTGAACAACTTTGTCATCTTTGAAGGCTTCTTTGCCCATCAGCACC ggccccccacttcctctctgaGGGCAACTCGACACTCTCGTGCTGCTGTGGCCGATCCCATACCTGCTG ctccAGCACGGAAGCTGCCACCAAAAAGAGCAGAGGGAGACATTAAGCCATACTCTTCCAGTGACAGAGAAT tCCTGAAGGTAGCTGTGGAGCCTCCTTGGCCCCTGAACAGGGCCCCTCGGCGTGCCACACCTCCAGCCCACCCACCTCCACGTTCTAGCAGCCTGGGCAACTCGCCGGATCGTGGTCCCCTTCGGCCCTTTGTTCCAGAGCAGGAGCTGCTTCGCTCCCTGCGTCTCTGCCCCCCACACCCTACTGCACGTCTTCTGCTGGCCACTGACCCTGGAGGTAGCCCAGCCCAACGAAGACGCACCAG GGGGACTCCCTGGGGGCTGGTAGCCCAAAGCTGCCACTACAGCCGCCATGGGGGATTCAATACCTCATTCCTGGGTACAG GCAACCAAGAACGGAAGAAGGGGGAACAGGAAGCGGAGGATAG GTCGGCCAGTGAAGATCGGGTCTTGTTACTGGATGGGTCTGGGGAGGAGCCTACACAGACAGGTGCTCCAAGGGCCCAGGCGCCACCCGCCCAGTCCTGGACGGTGGGTGGGGACATAATGAACGCCAGGGTCATTCGAAACCTGCAGGAACGCCGCAGCACCAGGCCTTGGTAA
- the Atat1 gene encoding alpha-tubulin N-acetyltransferase 1 isoform X3, which produces MEFPFDVDALFPERITVLDQHLRPPARRPGTTTPARVDLQQQIMTIVDELGKASAKAQHLPAPITSALRMQSNRHVIYILKDTSTRPAGKGAIIGFLKVGYKKLFVLDDREAHNEVEPLCILDFYIHESVQRHGHGRELFQHMLQKERVEPHQLAIDRPSPKLLKFLNKHYNLETTVPQVNNFVIFEGFFAHQHRPPTSSLRATRHSRAAVADPIPAAPARKLPPKRAEGDIKPYSSSDREFLKVAVEPPWPLNRAPRRATPPAHPPPRSSSLGNSPDRGPLRPFVPEQELLRSLRLCPPHPTARLLLATDPGGSPAQRRRTRSHTHNDYSLPRCLVFLQATKNGRRGNRKRRIGRPVKIGSCYWMGLGRSLHRQVLQGPRRHPPSPGRWVGT; this is translated from the exons ATGGAGTTCCCGTTCGATGTGGATGCGCTGTTCCCGGAGCGGATCACCGTGCTGGACCAGCACCTGCGGCCTCCGGCCCGCCGACCCGGAACCACAACGCCGGCCCG TGTGGATCTGCAGCAGCAAATCATGACAATTGTAGATGAGCTGGGCAAGGCTTCTGCCAAG GCTCAGCACCTCCCTGCACCCATCACCAGCGCTTTGAGGATGCAAAGCAACCGGCATGTTATTTACATACTGAAGGACACCTCAACCCGCCC GGCAGGGAAAGGAGCCATTATTGGTTTCCTCAAAGTTGGATACAAGAAGCTCTTTGTACTG GATGACCGGGAGGCTCACAATGAGGTAGAACCGCTTTGCATTCTGGACTTTTACATCCACGAGTCGGTGCAACGGCATGGCCACGGGCGAGAACTTTTTCAGCATATGTTACAG AAAGAGCGAGTGGAGCCCCACCAACTGGCCATTGACCGACCATCGCCGAAGCTGCTCAAGTTCCTGAATAAGCACTACAACCTGGAGACCACAGTCCCACAG GTGAACAACTTTGTCATCTTTGAAGGCTTCTTTGCCCATCAGCACC ggccccccacttcctctctgaGGGCAACTCGACACTCTCGTGCTGCTGTGGCCGATCCCATACCTGCTG ctccAGCACGGAAGCTGCCACCAAAAAGAGCAGAGGGAGACATTAAGCCATACTCTTCCAGTGACAGAGAAT tCCTGAAGGTAGCTGTGGAGCCTCCTTGGCCCCTGAACAGGGCCCCTCGGCGTGCCACACCTCCAGCCCACCCACCTCCACGTTCTAGCAGCCTGGGCAACTCGCCGGATCGTGGTCCCCTTCGGCCCTTTGTTCCAGAGCAGGAGCTGCTTCGCTCCCTGCGTCTCTGCCCCCCACACCCTACTGCACGTCTTCTGCTGGCCACTGACCCTGGAGGTAGCCCAGCCCAACGAAGACGCACCAG GTCACACACACATAACGACTACAGTCTCCCTAGATGCCTGGTATTTTTACAGGCAACCAAGAACGGAAGAAGGGGGAACAGGAAGCGGAGGATAG GTCGGCCAGTGAAGATCGGGTCTTGTTACTGGATGGGTCTGGGGAGGAGCCTACACAGACAGGTGCTCCAAGGGCCCAGGCGCCACCCGCCCAGTCCTGGACGGTGGGTGGGGACATAA
- the Atat1 gene encoding alpha-tubulin N-acetyltransferase 1 isoform X4: protein MEFPFDVDALFPERITVLDQHLRPPARRPGTTTPARVDLQQQIMTIVDELGKASAKAQHLPAPITSALRMQSNRHVIYILKDTSTRPAGKGAIIGFLKVGYKKLFVLDDREAHNEVEPLCILDFYIHESVQRHGHGRELFQHMLQKERVEPHQLAIDRPSPKLLKFLNKHYNLETTVPQVNNFVIFEGFFAHQHRPPTSSLRATRHSRAAVADPIPAAPARKLPPKRAEGDIKPYSSSDREFLKVAVEPPWPLNRAPRRATPPAHPPPRSSSLGNSPDRGPLRPFVPEQELLRSLRLCPPHPTARLLLATDPGGSPAQRRRTRGTPWGLVAQSCHYSRHGGFNTSFLGTGRPVKIGSCYWMGLGRSLHRQVLQGPRRHPPSPGRWVGT from the exons ATGGAGTTCCCGTTCGATGTGGATGCGCTGTTCCCGGAGCGGATCACCGTGCTGGACCAGCACCTGCGGCCTCCGGCCCGCCGACCCGGAACCACAACGCCGGCCCG TGTGGATCTGCAGCAGCAAATCATGACAATTGTAGATGAGCTGGGCAAGGCTTCTGCCAAG GCTCAGCACCTCCCTGCACCCATCACCAGCGCTTTGAGGATGCAAAGCAACCGGCATGTTATTTACATACTGAAGGACACCTCAACCCGCCC GGCAGGGAAAGGAGCCATTATTGGTTTCCTCAAAGTTGGATACAAGAAGCTCTTTGTACTG GATGACCGGGAGGCTCACAATGAGGTAGAACCGCTTTGCATTCTGGACTTTTACATCCACGAGTCGGTGCAACGGCATGGCCACGGGCGAGAACTTTTTCAGCATATGTTACAG AAAGAGCGAGTGGAGCCCCACCAACTGGCCATTGACCGACCATCGCCGAAGCTGCTCAAGTTCCTGAATAAGCACTACAACCTGGAGACCACAGTCCCACAG GTGAACAACTTTGTCATCTTTGAAGGCTTCTTTGCCCATCAGCACC ggccccccacttcctctctgaGGGCAACTCGACACTCTCGTGCTGCTGTGGCCGATCCCATACCTGCTG ctccAGCACGGAAGCTGCCACCAAAAAGAGCAGAGGGAGACATTAAGCCATACTCTTCCAGTGACAGAGAAT tCCTGAAGGTAGCTGTGGAGCCTCCTTGGCCCCTGAACAGGGCCCCTCGGCGTGCCACACCTCCAGCCCACCCACCTCCACGTTCTAGCAGCCTGGGCAACTCGCCGGATCGTGGTCCCCTTCGGCCCTTTGTTCCAGAGCAGGAGCTGCTTCGCTCCCTGCGTCTCTGCCCCCCACACCCTACTGCACGTCTTCTGCTGGCCACTGACCCTGGAGGTAGCCCAGCCCAACGAAGACGCACCAG GGGGACTCCCTGGGGGCTGGTAGCCCAAAGCTGCCACTACAGCCGCCATGGGGGATTCAATACCTCATTCCTGGGTACAG GTCGGCCAGTGAAGATCGGGTCTTGTTACTGGATGGGTCTGGGGAGGAGCCTACACAGACAGGTGCTCCAAGGGCCCAGGCGCCACCCGCCCAGTCCTGGACGGTGGGTGGGGACATAA
- the Atat1 gene encoding alpha-tubulin N-acetyltransferase 1 isoform X8, whose product MEFPFDVDALFPERITVLDQHLRPPARRPGTTTPARVDLQQQIMTIVDELGKASAKAQHLPAPITSALRMQSNRHVIYILKDTSTRPAGKGAIIGFLKVGYKKLFVLDDREAHNEVEPLCILDFYIHESVQRHGHGRELFQHMLQKERVEPHQLAIDRPSPKLLKFLNKHYNLETTVPQVNNFVIFEGFFAHQHRPPTSSLRATRHSRAAVADPIPAAPARKLPPKRAEGDIKPYSSSDREFLKVAVEPPWPLNRAPRRATPPAHPPPRSSSLGNSPDRGPLRPFVPEQELLRSLRLCPPHPTARLLLATDPGGSPAQRRRTRSHTHITTTVSLDAWYFYRQPRTEEGGTGSGG is encoded by the exons ATGGAGTTCCCGTTCGATGTGGATGCGCTGTTCCCGGAGCGGATCACCGTGCTGGACCAGCACCTGCGGCCTCCGGCCCGCCGACCCGGAACCACAACGCCGGCCCG TGTGGATCTGCAGCAGCAAATCATGACAATTGTAGATGAGCTGGGCAAGGCTTCTGCCAAG GCTCAGCACCTCCCTGCACCCATCACCAGCGCTTTGAGGATGCAAAGCAACCGGCATGTTATTTACATACTGAAGGACACCTCAACCCGCCC GGCAGGGAAAGGAGCCATTATTGGTTTCCTCAAAGTTGGATACAAGAAGCTCTTTGTACTG GATGACCGGGAGGCTCACAATGAGGTAGAACCGCTTTGCATTCTGGACTTTTACATCCACGAGTCGGTGCAACGGCATGGCCACGGGCGAGAACTTTTTCAGCATATGTTACAG AAAGAGCGAGTGGAGCCCCACCAACTGGCCATTGACCGACCATCGCCGAAGCTGCTCAAGTTCCTGAATAAGCACTACAACCTGGAGACCACAGTCCCACAG GTGAACAACTTTGTCATCTTTGAAGGCTTCTTTGCCCATCAGCACC ggccccccacttcctctctgaGGGCAACTCGACACTCTCGTGCTGCTGTGGCCGATCCCATACCTGCTG ctccAGCACGGAAGCTGCCACCAAAAAGAGCAGAGGGAGACATTAAGCCATACTCTTCCAGTGACAGAGAAT tCCTGAAGGTAGCTGTGGAGCCTCCTTGGCCCCTGAACAGGGCCCCTCGGCGTGCCACACCTCCAGCCCACCCACCTCCACGTTCTAGCAGCCTGGGCAACTCGCCGGATCGTGGTCCCCTTCGGCCCTTTGTTCCAGAGCAGGAGCTGCTTCGCTCCCTGCGTCTCTGCCCCCCACACCCTACTGCACGTCTTCTGCTGGCCACTGACCCTGGAGGTAGCCCAGCCCAACGAAGACGCACCAG GA GTCACACACACATAACGACTACAGTCTCCCTAGATGCCTGGTATTTTTACAGGCAACCAAGAACGGAAGAAGGGGGAACAGGAAGCGGAGGATAG
- the Atat1 gene encoding alpha-tubulin N-acetyltransferase 1 isoform X6 — translation MEFPFDVDALFPERITVLDQHLRPPARRPGTTTPARVDLQQQIMTIVDELGKASAKAQHLPAPITSALRMQSNRHVIYILKDTSTRPAGKGAIIGFLKVGYKKLFVLDDREAHNEVEPLCILDFYIHESVQRHGHGRELFQHMLQKERVEPHQLAIDRPSPKLLKFLNKHYNLETTVPQVNNFVIFEGFFAHQHRPPTSSLRATRHSRAAVADPIPAAPARKLPPKRAEGDIKPYSSSDREFLKVAVEPPWPLNRAPRRATPPAHPPPRSSSLGNSPDRGPLRPFVPEQELLRSLRLCPPHPTARLLLATDPGGSPAQRRRTSSLPRSDESRY, via the exons ATGGAGTTCCCGTTCGATGTGGATGCGCTGTTCCCGGAGCGGATCACCGTGCTGGACCAGCACCTGCGGCCTCCGGCCCGCCGACCCGGAACCACAACGCCGGCCCG TGTGGATCTGCAGCAGCAAATCATGACAATTGTAGATGAGCTGGGCAAGGCTTCTGCCAAG GCTCAGCACCTCCCTGCACCCATCACCAGCGCTTTGAGGATGCAAAGCAACCGGCATGTTATTTACATACTGAAGGACACCTCAACCCGCCC GGCAGGGAAAGGAGCCATTATTGGTTTCCTCAAAGTTGGATACAAGAAGCTCTTTGTACTG GATGACCGGGAGGCTCACAATGAGGTAGAACCGCTTTGCATTCTGGACTTTTACATCCACGAGTCGGTGCAACGGCATGGCCACGGGCGAGAACTTTTTCAGCATATGTTACAG AAAGAGCGAGTGGAGCCCCACCAACTGGCCATTGACCGACCATCGCCGAAGCTGCTCAAGTTCCTGAATAAGCACTACAACCTGGAGACCACAGTCCCACAG GTGAACAACTTTGTCATCTTTGAAGGCTTCTTTGCCCATCAGCACC ggccccccacttcctctctgaGGGCAACTCGACACTCTCGTGCTGCTGTGGCCGATCCCATACCTGCTG ctccAGCACGGAAGCTGCCACCAAAAAGAGCAGAGGGAGACATTAAGCCATACTCTTCCAGTGACAGAGAAT tCCTGAAGGTAGCTGTGGAGCCTCCTTGGCCCCTGAACAGGGCCCCTCGGCGTGCCACACCTCCAGCCCACCCACCTCCACGTTCTAGCAGCCTGGGCAACTCGCCGGATCGTGGTCCCCTTCGGCCCTTTGTTCCAGAGCAGGAGCTGCTTCGCTCCCTGCGTCTCTGCCCCCCACACCCTACTGCACGTCTTCTGCTGGCCACTGACCCTGGAGGTAGCCCAGCCCAACGAAGACGCACCAG CTCCCTTCCCCGATCTGATGAGAGTCGATACTGA
- the Atat1 gene encoding alpha-tubulin N-acetyltransferase 1 isoform X7, translating into MEFPFDVDALFPERITVLDQHLRPPARRPGTTTPARVDLQQQIMTIVDELGKASAKAQHLPAPITSALRMQSNRHVIYILKDTSTRPAGKGAIIGFLKVGYKKLFVLDDREAHNEVEPLCILDFYIHESVQRHGHGRELFQHMLQKERVEPHQLAIDRPSPKLLKFLNKHYNLETTVPQVNNFVIFEGFFAHQHPPARKLPPKRAEGDIKPYSSSDREFLKVAVEPPWPLNRAPRRATPPAHPPPRSSSLGNSPDRGPLRPFVPEQELLRSLRLCPPHPTARLLLATDPGGSPAQRRRTSSLPRSDESRY; encoded by the exons ATGGAGTTCCCGTTCGATGTGGATGCGCTGTTCCCGGAGCGGATCACCGTGCTGGACCAGCACCTGCGGCCTCCGGCCCGCCGACCCGGAACCACAACGCCGGCCCG TGTGGATCTGCAGCAGCAAATCATGACAATTGTAGATGAGCTGGGCAAGGCTTCTGCCAAG GCTCAGCACCTCCCTGCACCCATCACCAGCGCTTTGAGGATGCAAAGCAACCGGCATGTTATTTACATACTGAAGGACACCTCAACCCGCCC GGCAGGGAAAGGAGCCATTATTGGTTTCCTCAAAGTTGGATACAAGAAGCTCTTTGTACTG GATGACCGGGAGGCTCACAATGAGGTAGAACCGCTTTGCATTCTGGACTTTTACATCCACGAGTCGGTGCAACGGCATGGCCACGGGCGAGAACTTTTTCAGCATATGTTACAG AAAGAGCGAGTGGAGCCCCACCAACTGGCCATTGACCGACCATCGCCGAAGCTGCTCAAGTTCCTGAATAAGCACTACAACCTGGAGACCACAGTCCCACAG GTGAACAACTTTGTCATCTTTGAAGGCTTCTTTGCCCATCAGCACC ctccAGCACGGAAGCTGCCACCAAAAAGAGCAGAGGGAGACATTAAGCCATACTCTTCCAGTGACAGAGAAT tCCTGAAGGTAGCTGTGGAGCCTCCTTGGCCCCTGAACAGGGCCCCTCGGCGTGCCACACCTCCAGCCCACCCACCTCCACGTTCTAGCAGCCTGGGCAACTCGCCGGATCGTGGTCCCCTTCGGCCCTTTGTTCCAGAGCAGGAGCTGCTTCGCTCCCTGCGTCTCTGCCCCCCACACCCTACTGCACGTCTTCTGCTGGCCACTGACCCTGGAGGTAGCCCAGCCCAACGAAGACGCACCAG CTCCCTTCCCCGATCTGATGAGAGTCGATACTGA